CGCCTTGACGCTGCTGTAAAACTAATCGAATTTTCTCACGGATATTCTCTGGGACATCCTGTGGATTTCCAGGCAGGACTTTTGTGACCGAGAAGATTGCATAGTCACCATTTTCCAGCTGTACACTTTCTGCCGCATTATCCTTACCAGGCGCGCTGACTGAAGATCGGAAAACCTCTCTCAATAATGCAGCTGACAAACTGGCATTCCCACTTCGGGCAACTTCTTCATGATTCGACAGTTTTAAACCTTCTGTTTCAGCAATCTGAGCAAGTGTAGTTTTCCCTGAATGTAATTCCTTGATTAACTTGTCCACCTCTTTGGCAATCAGTTCCTTACTGCGCTGCTTGAGTAATGTTTGTTTTATTTCATCAGAGACATCTGCAAGTTGCATTTGCTTAGGTTCACGATGTTCCAGTAATCTTAAAGCAACAAGTGTATCTGCTGATGTTTCAACGACTTCACTATTCAGGCCTTCGAATAACACGTCTTCTGAAAATGCTGAATCTATAAAAGGGCGCTTTTCTGGAATACCCTGCCCACCTGCACGGGAAAACCATCCAGTAGTAACTATTTTCAATCCCAGAGCATCTGCTGCAGGCTGTAATGTCGTAGGTTGTTCATAGACAATATTTTGCAATTCCTCCGCCATTTGCCCATAACGCTGTGAGGCCTCGCGAAGTGCATACTCTTTGCTGATTTGTTCCCTTACTTCATCAAAACTCTTACCAGTCTCTGGCCTGATATCATTCAATTTAATGATATGAATACCGAAAAGGCTTCTCACCGGCCCGGATATCTCACCTTTCCGCATGCTAAAAACCTTTTCATCAAAAGCCGCGTCCATTACACCTTTTTCAAAATAGCCAAGGTCTCCGCCATATTTAGAACTTAGGCTATCGACAGAAAATTTCTTTGCCATTTCAGCAAAATCCTTACCCTCACGCGCCTGCTTCGCAAGATCAGATGCCAATTTCTCTATGCGTTTAATCTCCTCATCGCTGGCATCACTCGCGACTGCAAGCAATATATGCTGTGCCTTGCGTTGTTCAGGCTGTGTGAAACGGTCTTTGTTTTCCTGATAATAGGTACGTAAAGCCTCTTCATCAGGTTGTATCTGCTTTGCTACATCCGCCAGCGACAAAGTAATGTACTCTACTCGTACTTCATCCGGTGTCATGTACTGTTTTTTATTTAAATCGTAGAACTGCTTTATATCGGCTTCATTGATGTTAATTTTATCAATGAAACTTTTACCTGCAAGCGATACAGATCTAAAATTACGTTTTTCCTGCTGCAGGCGCAACAGATCATCCAGCTCTGCGTCATTATTGATAACCGAACGCGTAAACCCTTCCCTGATCTGGCCTATAATATTTCCCATTCGTATCTGATTTTCAAATGCAGAGGGACTAAGGCCATTGCTGCGTACTGCCTGAGCATACAACTCAGGTGAAAATGAACCATTCTCCTGAAATGAAGGATTGGACCTTAAAAAACTTGCAAGTTGTTGATCACTTATTTGATAATTTTGTTTCCGTATGTCAGCTGTTACCAGGCGCTGGGTAATCATTTCATTCAAAACCCGTTGCTTGAATGCAAGTGTTTCGAAAATTTTATTGTCAATTTTACCGTCAAACCGTTGTCTGAGCGCATTTCGCTGTCTCTGTAGCTGCTGATGAAAATCCTGTAACATTAATTCGTTGCCATTTATTTCGGCAACAACAACTTTTTTCTCTGCATCGAAATATTCATTGATGCCCCATAAAGCAAATGGCACTGAGATAAGGATTACGATCACCCAGGCAATCCAGCCCTGAGCCTTTTCACGAATGGTAGTAAGCATGTCTGTCTAGTTTGTGTCTAAATTTCGCGTTTAGAATAGTAAAAAGGGCAAACCCTTCTGGATTCACCCTGTTTTTATTAATGGCGGAGCGGACGGGACTCGAACCCGCGACCACCGGCGTGACAGGCCGGTATTCTAACCAACTGAACTACCGCTCCGTATACGTATAGTATCGCTATGCGTTACAAATACAATTGGTGGGTGCTGAGGGGATCGAACCCCCGACCCTCGCCTTGTAAGGGCGATGCTCTCCCAGCTGAGCTAAGCACCCGAGGGCGCGCTAGTTTACTGTATCTTTTAGTGCTTTGCCAGCCTTGAATTTAGGCATTTTGGAGGCTTTAATCTGGATGGTCTCACCAGTACGGGGGTTACGTCCTGTACGTGCAGCACGTGCGCTTACAGAAAACGTACCAAAACCTACCAGCGTTACAGTATCCCCTTTTTTCAGGCTGTTTGAAATGCCTTCGAATATTGCATCTACGGCGCGGCCGGCTGCAGCTTTTGAAATATCGGCTGCTTCAGCAACCATGTCTATCATTTCTGATTTATTCACTATAATTTCCTCTGATTCAATTCAAGGTTTGGTGGTTTTATATTTTTATCCCGGGCGGTAGTTTTTATGTACCCTTATGGTTATGTACCCTTAACCGTTCCCATCTTTACTACGGCACAGGATTTTAACCATGGCAGGCACTAGTATTCAAGGGGAATCCCTCTGAAAGGGGCAGTTTTTATGCGCTAGATAGAAATAATTGCCAGATTATGACGAAATGTGCCGAAAACCCTCTTAAATAGAGAATTATCTGTATTAAACATTAATGTGTGGTCACACCTTCATTATCTACTTTCTTGCTGTCCTGCGAAGCCGTTTTTTTGCTTTTTTCTGTCTCCTTAGAGACATTTTTTTTCAACGGGACGGGTACTTTCTCCAGCGCTACCTCCAACACCTGATCAATCCATTTGACGGGACGAATATCAAGTCCTTTCTTGATCACATCAGGCATATCTACCAGATCTTTTGTATTCTCATCCGGAATCAGCACAATTTTTATACCCCCCCTGTGAGCGGCCAGTAATTTTTCTTTCAATCCGCCAATCGGTAGCACCTCACCTCTTAAGGTAATTTCACCGGTCATCGCCACATCGGCTCTTACTGGTATACCTGTAAGTCCGGAGACAATCGCAGTACACATACCAACACCGGCAGAAGGGCCATCTTTAGGCGTCGCACCCTCCGGTACATGCACATGTATATCATTTTTCTGATAGAAATCTTCTGCGATACCCAATGACTTAGCTCTGCTACGAACTACACTCATGGCCGCCTGGATAGACTCCTGCATTACTTCACCCAGTTTACCTGTAAATTGCTGCTTGCCGCTGCCTTTAAGTACTACGGCCTCGATCGTCAGCAATTCGCCGCCTACTTCAGTCCACGCCAGACCAG
Above is a genomic segment from bacterium BMS3Abin11 containing:
- the hupB gene encoding DNA-binding protein HU-beta, producing the protein MNKSEMIDMVAEAADISKAAAGRAVDAIFEGISNSLKKGDTVTLVGFGTFSVSARAARTGRNPRTGETIQIKASKMPKFKAGKALKDTVN
- the ppiD gene encoding peptidyl-prolyl cis-trans isomerase D, translating into MLTTIREKAQGWIAWVIVILISVPFALWGINEYFDAEKKVVVAEINGNELMLQDFHQQLQRQRNALRQRFDGKIDNKIFETLAFKQRVLNEMITQRLVTADIRKQNYQISDQQLASFLRSNPSFQENGSFSPELYAQAVRSNGLSPSAFENQIRMGNIIGQIREGFTRSVINNDAELDDLLRLQQEKRNFRSVSLAGKSFIDKININEADIKQFYDLNKKQYMTPDEVRVEYITLSLADVAKQIQPDEEALRTYYQENKDRFTQPEQRKAQHILLAVASDASDEEIKRIEKLASDLAKQAREGKDFAEMAKKFSVDSLSSKYGGDLGYFEKGVMDAAFDEKVFSMRKGEISGPVRSLFGIHIIKLNDIRPETGKSFDEVREQISKEYALREASQRYGQMAEELQNIVYEQPTTLQPAADALGLKIVTTGWFSRAGGQGIPEKRPFIDSAFSEDVLFEGLNSEVVETSADTLVALRLLEHREPKQMQLADVSDEIKQTLLKQRSKELIAKEVDKLIKELHSGKTTLAQIAETEGLKLSNHEEVARSGNASLSAALLREVFRSSVSAPGKDNAAESVQLENGDYAIFSVTKVLPGNPQDVPENIREKIRLVLQQRQGGDLFSDYERGLYESADIVIHTDKL